GGCGAGGCTGCAGGCGCCGACGCAGCGGAGCGCGCCGAGGAAGAAGCGGCCGTCCGGCGTGCTTTCGCCTTCCTTGATGTTCAACCGGCGCTTCAGTTCGTCGAGCACCTTCGGGGCTCCTTTGACGAAACAGGCGGTTCCGGTGCAGACGTTGATTTTATAGCGTCCGACCGGCTTGTCGGTGAAGTAGCTGTAGAAGCTGATGACTCCGTAAACCTCCGCGCGGGAAATTCCGAGCCGGGCCGCGACGAATCCCTGAACCTCTTCGGGCAGGTAGCCGAACAGATTCTGCGCCCTGTGCAGGATCTGGATCAGCGAACCGCGGCGGCGATCCGGAATTCTGTCCACCTGAAGGGAAGCGATGTAGCGTTCGAGTTCGTCGAATTTCGCCGCCTCTTCGGGAGTCCGGATGACGGTCCCGGAGGCGCCCTGGCAATTACAGCTCATACTTGGTTCTCCTGTGAAATTTGAAAATTTCGGGCTTCTTTACCAAATAGCGCCTTGTTTCCGTTTTTTCAAGCGTCCGGGAGGGTAAAAACAGATCTTTTTGCAAAATATATTTTTGTTGCAACTTATTCAACCACAATTGATAAAAATATATCAAACCATCCCGGCTGGTGTGCTGCAATTGATAAAAATATATCAGACCATCCGGCCGGCGTAACGCCGGCGCACCTTCCTGTGCTCCGGTGGAAAGCGAAGTTTCAAACGGACGCAAAGGAGTTTACCGGCAGAACGGACGGATCTCCTGGGGATGATGCCGCAATTGTCACGGGTTTGCGGAAATTATGAAAAGAAGGTGCTTGACAAAAGGGAGAAAACGGGGTATTGATAGACCGGTACTCTTTTCCGAATGTCCGCCGCATCCCGTTCCTCGCGGACCGCGAATTCGATGTGCAGGAGTTCACCATAACGATGAAGAACGGCGAAAACGCTTCCGCCGAACATGTTTACGTGATCGCCCACGATGTGTACTCTGCCGCCGGGACGCTGGTCGCCATTGCGAAAGGCAGCGAACATGTGACGGCTGTCGGCTTCCCGGGGACAAAGATGCTCGGCATGGGGATCGATCCGTACCATTTTGCGCTGCCGAACAGCAAGCTGATCATCTCCGTGGAACCGGCGGTCGACCTCTCCAACTGCAGAAGCGCGGCGGATACGCTCCACCTCGATATCGAAGTCGAGCTTCCGATGTCGGCGGAAGAGCATTTCGCCTGCCAATCTCATCCCGTGCCCGCCGATTGCCGCAGCTATCTGGAGAACGAGGACCCCTTCATGCAGAAGATCTTCGGCCTGATCCGGGAACGCGAAACCGCCGCAAATCGGAACTCGGAACAAAGCCGGTTCCGTCAGACGGATACCGAATAAAAAACGGGACGGATGCGGCCGTTTGTCCGGCCGGCCTCCGCCCCGCCTTCGTTCCCGCCCTTATTTTCCGCAGGGCTTCGAGGAGCAGCCCTTGCTGCCGTCGCACATCTCGCAGATGCCGTTCGGCAGCTCGTCCTTCTCGAAATAGTCGCGGATGTTCTCCAGCGTGACGTTCGCAATGTTCCATACCGCTTCGCGCGTGAAAAACGCCTGGTGCGAAGTAACGAGCACGTTCGGAAAGGTCAGCAGTCTCGCCAGCACATCGTCGATGATCGGCGCATCCGAACGGTCTTCGAAGAAGTAGTCGCCTTCCTCCTCGTAGACGTCGAGGCAGGCGCCGCCGACCTTGCCGCTCTTGAGCCCTTCGATCAGTGCGGCAGTGTCGATGAGCTTGCCGCGGCTCGTGTTGATGATATATACGCCCTGCTTCATTTCGCCGATCGCTTCGGCGTTGATCATATGGACGTTTTCCCGGGTCAGGGGGCAGTGCAGCGAGATCACGTCGGATTCGCGGTACAGCACGTCGAGCGGAACGTATTCGATGTGAAGCTTCTCCGCCATGGCCTTGTTCGGATACATGTCGTAAGCGAGAATCCGGACGCCGTACCCCTGCAGGACTTCCGCGAAGACCATGCCGATCTTGCCGGTCCCGATGATGCCGACGGTTTTGCCGCGCAGGTCGGAGCCGATGAGCCCGTTGATCGAAAAGTTGTTTTCACGCACCCGGTTGTAGGCCCGGTGCAGCGAACGGTTCAGCGTCATGTACATGGCCAGCGCATACTCGGCGACCGCATAGGGCGAGTAGCCCGGCACGCGGACGACGACCAGCTTGCCGTAGGCGGCCGCCAGGTCGACGTTGTTGTAGCCGGCGCAGCGCATGGCGATCATCTGAACCTTCTCTTCGGCGAGCACCTTGATGGTTTTCGCCCCGATATCGTCGTTTACGAAGGCGCAGACCACGTCGTAGCCGGCGGCCATGCGGGCCGAGGCCGGATTCAGCCTCGCTTCGAAATAGGTGAGCTCGAAACCGAATTTCTCATTGG
This portion of the Victivallis lenta genome encodes:
- a CDS encoding 2-hydroxyacid dehydrogenase is translated as MKKIRVAFFDTKPYDRKSFDAANEKFGFELTYFEARLNPASARMAAGYDVVCAFVNDDIGAKTIKVLAEEKVQMIAMRCAGYNNVDLAAAYGKLVVVRVPGYSPYAVAEYALAMYMTLNRSLHRAYNRVRENNFSINGLIGSDLRGKTVGIIGTGKIGMVFAEVLQGYGVRILAYDMYPNKAMAEKLHIEYVPLDVLYRESDVISLHCPLTRENVHMINAEAIGEMKQGVYIINTSRGKLIDTAALIEGLKSGKVGGACLDVYEEEGDYFFEDRSDAPIIDDVLARLLTFPNVLVTSHQAFFTREAVWNIANVTLENIRDYFEKDELPNGICEMCDGSKGCSSKPCGK
- a CDS encoding complex I 24 kDa subunit family protein, with the translated sequence MSCNCQGASGTVIRTPEEAAKFDELERYIASLQVDRIPDRRRGSLIQILHRAQNLFGYLPEEVQGFVAARLGISRAEVYGVISFYSYFTDKPVGRYKINVCTGTACFVKGAPKVLDELKRRLNIKEGESTPDGRFFLGALRCVGACSLAPVVMVNDKVYGNMTADKVADILRECGE